A window of the Gammaproteobacteria bacterium genome harbors these coding sequences:
- the sdhC gene encoding succinate dehydrogenase, cytochrome b556 subunit: MRNHKPDTRPVFLNLLKIRQPITAVASIAHRIAGVILVLAIPLLIWHLDRALATEAGYYDVLTALSSPAGKLGLLVIGWALLHHILAGLRFILLDFDIGIELAAARASAYFVTMAAVLGLVLMVILL; encoded by the coding sequence ATGAGAAATCATAAACCCGACACAAGACCGGTTTTTCTCAATCTCCTCAAAATTCGTCAACCCATCACTGCGGTTGCGTCCATTGCGCACCGAATCGCAGGGGTGATTTTGGTATTGGCGATTCCATTATTGATTTGGCATCTTGACCGGGCATTGGCTACTGAGGCCGGTTATTACGATGTGCTCACCGCATTATCGTCGCCCGCAGGTAAACTGGGATTGCTGGTGATCGGATGGGCATTGCTACATCATATCCTGGCCGGACTCCGCTTTATCCTCCTCGATTTTGATATTGGGATCGAGCTGGCAGCAGCCCGGGCCAGCGCCTATTTCGTGACGATGGCCGCTGTACTCGGATTGGTGTTGATGGTGATTCTGTTATGA
- a CDS encoding succinate dehydrogenase assembly factor 2, with product MAESSSITAGAKSRLYWRCRRGMLELDLLLQGFVHNGYDALTDTEKHDFERLLDTADQELLELLLEQQETEDPALANVITKIRSAA from the coding sequence ATGGCAGAGTCATCCTCAATAACTGCTGGGGCAAAATCCCGTCTCTACTGGCGTTGTCGCCGTGGCATGCTGGAACTTGATTTGCTATTGCAGGGGTTTGTGCACAACGGCTACGATGCGTTAACGGATACCGAAAAACATGATTTTGAGCGATTATTGGATACCGCCGATCAAGAGTTGCTTGAATTGCTGCTGGAACAACAAGAAACAGAAGACCCTGCCTTAGCCAATGTCATCACCAAAATTCGTAGCGCCGCTTAG
- a CDS encoding HDOD domain-containing protein, with product MKVEDKFITSLLDDITHNRLVLPSLPEVAMKVRKLADDPYSPAEKIAKIISTDAALSARLLQISNSVFFKGLNPVENVRTAVVRLGGVCVRNVVTSLVMDQLYHAKHSAAVKSQLHKLWVHSTRVAAISHVFARRFTSLNGDEALLAGLIHDIGTLPILSRAADFPEILKDPDALNRVIENMHQDLGKLILEDWHFPEELINVAAEHEDINRDPAPIPDYTDIVIVANMHSYLGQRKSHKHFDWENVPALDKLGLTPEQSISALGEAKAEINEIQKLLLS from the coding sequence TTGAAGGTAGAAGACAAATTTATCACCTCGTTGCTGGATGACATCACCCACAACCGGCTGGTACTGCCAAGCCTGCCGGAAGTTGCGATGAAGGTCCGCAAACTGGCCGATGATCCTTATTCACCGGCCGAAAAAATTGCCAAAATCATCAGTACGGATGCGGCGTTATCAGCACGCCTGCTGCAAATCTCAAACAGCGTTTTCTTCAAGGGGTTAAATCCGGTCGAGAACGTGCGCACGGCGGTGGTACGGCTCGGCGGCGTATGCGTCCGCAATGTCGTCACTTCACTAGTGATGGATCAGCTATACCATGCCAAACACTCTGCAGCAGTCAAATCCCAACTCCATAAATTATGGGTACACTCTACCCGCGTTGCGGCTATCAGCCACGTCTTTGCCAGACGTTTTACTTCACTTAACGGGGATGAGGCATTACTCGCCGGCCTGATTCATGATATCGGCACACTACCCATTCTCAGTCGCGCAGCGGATTTTCCTGAAATCTTGAAGGATCCGGACGCGCTAAACAGGGTCATTGAAAACATGCATCAGGATCTGGGAAAACTCATCCTTGAAGATTGGCACTTTCCTGAAGAGCTAATCAATGTTGCTGCGGAACACGAGGATATAAATCGCGATCCGGCACCAATTCCGGATTACACTGACATTGTTATTGTAGCCAACATGCACTCCTATCTCGGCCAGAGAAAAAGCCATAAGCACTTTGATTGGGAAAATGTTCCCGCCCTTGACAAACTTGGACTAACACCCGAACAAAGCATTTCCGCCTTGGGCGAAGCCAAGGCGGAAATTAACGAAATCCAAAAATTGTTACTTTCATGA
- the sdhA gene encoding succinate dehydrogenase flavoprotein subunit, with protein MTVTAANIPRRNFDALVIGAGGGGLRAALQLAQDDVHVAVVSKVFPTRSHTVAAQGGINAALANVLPDNWHWHMFDTIKGGDYLGDQDAIEYMCRAAPRLVVELEHAGVPFSRLDNGKIYQRPFGGQSQNFGGDQAARTCAAADRTGHAILHSLYQQNIHAKTHFFDEYFAIDLLRDEHGYVLGALVMEIETSELLVIEAKTTLLATGGAGQIYRTNTNAKINTGDGMAMALRAGIPLQDMEFFQFHPTGIAGKGMLITEGSRGEGGYLLNKDGERFMERYAPHAKDLASRDVVSRAIYTEVKEGRGCGPNADHVLLKLEHLGVDVIQKRLPGIRATVKTFLHIDPAFEPIPIYPTAHYTMGGIPTNRFGQVVVPHGHSPEEPVPGLYAVGECACVSVHGANRLGGNSLLDIVVFGRAAGNHIIEFLKESRYHRPMTGDAIDRALARVVRWDQKGEGESVDTLRKELQKAMEDYCGVFRTDDVLAEGVKKVIELEERMTHVRLKDHSKTFNTARIEAMELENLMDVALATVASAHARKESRGAHSRIDYPERDDENWLKHTLYFKQGRALEYKPVRMKPLTVDSFPPKARVY; from the coding sequence ATGACAGTAACAGCGGCGAATATTCCGCGACGTAATTTTGATGCGCTGGTAATCGGCGCCGGTGGCGGCGGTTTGCGTGCCGCGTTGCAGCTGGCCCAGGATGATGTGCATGTCGCCGTCGTCTCCAAGGTGTTCCCGACGCGATCGCATACCGTTGCCGCACAGGGTGGCATCAACGCTGCTTTAGCCAATGTGTTGCCGGATAACTGGCATTGGCACATGTTCGACACCATCAAGGGCGGTGATTATCTCGGTGATCAGGATGCGATCGAATACATGTGTCGCGCCGCGCCACGACTGGTGGTTGAATTAGAGCATGCCGGGGTACCCTTCTCGCGCCTCGACAATGGCAAGATCTATCAACGGCCCTTTGGCGGACAGAGCCAGAATTTTGGTGGTGATCAGGCCGCACGCACCTGCGCGGCGGCGGATCGCACGGGGCATGCCATTCTGCATTCGCTGTATCAGCAAAATATTCACGCCAAGACTCATTTCTTCGATGAATATTTCGCCATCGACCTGTTGCGGGATGAACATGGTTATGTGCTGGGTGCTTTGGTCATGGAAATCGAAACCAGCGAGCTGCTGGTGATTGAGGCGAAGACAACGTTGCTGGCAACCGGCGGCGCAGGCCAGATTTATCGCACCAACACCAATGCCAAGATCAATACCGGTGACGGCATGGCCATGGCCTTACGCGCTGGGATTCCGTTGCAAGACATGGAGTTCTTCCAGTTTCATCCTACCGGTATCGCCGGTAAGGGGATGCTGATTACCGAAGGTTCGCGCGGTGAGGGCGGTTACTTGCTGAATAAAGATGGCGAGCGGTTCATGGAGCGTTATGCGCCACATGCCAAGGATCTGGCCAGCCGCGATGTAGTTAGCCGCGCCATTTATACTGAAGTTAAAGAGGGTCGTGGCTGTGGCCCCAATGCCGATCATGTACTGCTCAAGCTCGAACATTTAGGTGTGGATGTGATTCAAAAACGTCTGCCCGGCATTCGCGCTACCGTGAAAACCTTTTTGCACATTGATCCGGCGTTTGAACCGATTCCGATTTATCCAACGGCCCATTACACCATGGGCGGGATTCCAACCAATCGATTTGGCCAGGTGGTGGTGCCGCATGGACATAGTCCAGAGGAACCCGTGCCGGGATTGTACGCGGTGGGTGAGTGCGCCTGCGTCTCCGTGCATGGCGCGAACCGTTTGGGTGGCAATTCGTTGCTTGATATTGTGGTGTTTGGTCGTGCCGCCGGCAATCACATCATCGAATTCCTGAAAGAGAGCCGTTATCACCGACCAATGACCGGCGATGCCATTGATCGTGCGTTAGCACGAGTCGTCCGCTGGGATCAGAAAGGCGAGGGTGAATCCGTCGACACGCTACGCAAGGAATTGCAAAAGGCGATGGAAGATTATTGTGGTGTTTTCCGTACAGATGATGTGCTGGCCGAAGGTGTGAAAAAAGTGATCGAACTCGAAGAGCGGATGACACATGTCCGGCTCAAAGATCACAGCAAAACTTTCAACACCGCGCGTATTGAAGCGATGGAATTGGAAAATCTAATGGATGTAGCCCTGGCGACGGTAGCCTCCGCCCATGCGCGGAAGGAAAGCCGGGGCGCGCATTCGCGCATCGATTATCCAGAACGCGACGATGAAAACTGGCTCAAGCACACACTCTATTTCAAACAGGGTCGGGCCTTGGAATACAAGCCAGTGCGCATGAAGCCGCTCACGGTTGACTCTTTCCCGCCTAAGGCGCGAGTGTATTAA
- the prfB gene encoding peptide chain release factor 2 (programmed frameshift), producing MEVNAIYRRIKDMQGRADALRGYLDFDAKRERLEEVRRELEVPDVWNNPERAQQLGKERAQLEQIVGLLTSIRDALTDADELLQMAEGENDEDAVAAVVADLDLQDKQLADLEFRRMFAGEMDPNNAFLDIQSGSGGTEAQDWASMLLRMYLRWGERRGFKTEMIEASDGEVAGIKSATIRFEGPYAFGWLRTETGVHRLVRKSPFDSGNRRHTSFASVFVSPEVDDDIDIEVNPADLKVDTYRASGAGGQHVNRTESAIRITHMPSGIVVACQSDRSQHKNRATAMKQLKAKLYEMEMQKRRGALQVIEDSKSDVSWGNQIRSYVLDQSRIKDLRTGVETGNTQAVLDGDLDDFIEASLKSGL from the exons ATGGAAGTTAATGCTATTTATCGCCGTATCAAGGACATGCAGGGGCGCGCCGACGCTCTGAGGGGGTATCTT GACTTCGATGCCAAACGCGAGCGTCTTGAAGAGGTCCGGCGGGAACTAGAAGTTCCGGATGTCTGGAACAATCCCGAGCGCGCCCAGCAACTGGGTAAGGAGCGGGCGCAGCTGGAGCAGATCGTCGGTTTGCTGACGAGCATCCGCGATGCCCTGACCGATGCCGATGAATTGTTGCAGATGGCTGAAGGCGAGAACGACGAAGATGCTGTCGCCGCTGTGGTGGCCGATCTTGATCTGCAAGATAAGCAGCTGGCGGATCTCGAGTTTCGCCGTATGTTTGCGGGCGAGATGGACCCCAACAACGCCTTCCTTGATATTCAGTCAGGTTCCGGTGGCACCGAGGCGCAGGATTGGGCATCGATGCTGTTGCGTATGTATTTGCGCTGGGGTGAGCGGCGCGGCTTTAAGACAGAGATGATTGAAGCATCCGACGGCGAAGTGGCGGGTATCAAAAGCGCCACGATTCGTTTTGAAGGACCGTATGCCTTTGGCTGGCTGCGCACCGAGACTGGCGTGCATCGCCTGGTGCGTAAATCACCGTTTGATTCCGGTAACCGGCGTCATACCTCATTTGCCTCAGTGTTTGTGTCGCCAGAAGTCGATGACGACATCGACATCGAAGTCAATCCGGCTGATTTGAAAGTGGATACTTACCGCGCCTCGGGTGCCGGTGGTCAGCACGTTAACCGTACCGAATCTGCGATTCGTATTACGCACATGCCGAGCGGCATTGTCGTCGCTTGCCAAAGCGATCGTTCGCAGCATAAAAATCGTGCAACGGCGATGAAGCAGTTGAAGGCCAAGTTGTACGAAATGGAAATGCAAAAACGTCGTGGTGCGTTACAGGTGATTGAAGATAGTAAGTCAGACGTGTCATGGGGTAATCAGATTCGTTCCTATGTGCTGGATCAGTCGCGGATCAAGGATCTGCGTACCGGTGTCGAGACGGGAAATACCCAGGCCGTGCTGGATGGCGATTTGGATGATTTTATCGAGGCTTCGCTTAAGAGCGGACTCTAA
- a CDS encoding folate-binding protein YgfZ, whose product MNQIWQQFLTQHGAHVDHDAVTHFDTVAAEIKLVAKGNVIADLSHIGLIKAEGPEAQTFLHNQLTNDLKALTEHQSQLSAYCNPKGRILTLFRVFMHSGCYYLAMPRDLLEATLKRLRMFILRSQVTLSDASDEMASFGVSGPMVEFLLQAQLGTVPAKVDAAIHTGTVTLLRVPGPYPRFEIHGAVENVIPVWQMLAAGARPVGAAAWQWLDIQAGLPMVLLQTVEAFVPQMVNLQAVNGLNFQKGCYPGQEIVARMQYLGTLKRRMFKLTAATETLPLPGDSIFVHDGASERKAGEIVAAQPAPAGGIDALAVIEIEASKLPLFLQPESKTPLQLQELPYPL is encoded by the coding sequence ATGAACCAGATCTGGCAACAATTTCTGACCCAACATGGCGCCCACGTCGATCATGACGCTGTGACTCACTTTGACACAGTTGCCGCAGAAATCAAACTGGTGGCAAAAGGCAATGTCATCGCCGACCTCTCGCATATTGGCCTGATCAAGGCCGAAGGCCCAGAGGCGCAAACCTTTCTTCATAACCAGCTGACCAATGACCTGAAAGCGCTGACCGAACACCAAAGTCAACTTAGCGCCTACTGTAACCCCAAAGGACGCATTTTGACGCTGTTTCGTGTCTTTATGCACAGCGGCTGTTATTACCTCGCCATGCCGCGAGACCTATTAGAGGCAACGCTGAAACGGTTGCGGATGTTTATCCTCCGCTCTCAGGTTACGCTCAGTGATGCCAGCGATGAAATGGCCAGTTTTGGCGTTTCCGGCCCGATGGTTGAATTCTTGTTGCAGGCGCAGCTCGGAACCGTCCCCGCCAAAGTCGACGCCGCAATCCACACCGGAACCGTGACCCTGCTCCGCGTTCCCGGTCCTTACCCTCGTTTTGAGATCCATGGCGCTGTGGAAAACGTGATCCCGGTCTGGCAGATGTTAGCCGCCGGCGCCCGCCCAGTAGGCGCCGCCGCCTGGCAATGGCTGGATATCCAGGCGGGTCTGCCAATGGTTTTACTTCAGACGGTGGAAGCTTTTGTCCCGCAAATGGTGAATCTTCAAGCCGTCAATGGTCTGAACTTCCAAAAAGGATGTTACCCGGGCCAGGAAATCGTGGCCCGCATGCAGTATCTGGGCACGCTCAAGCGCCGTATGTTCAAACTGACCGCGGCTACAGAGACGCTGCCTCTACCGGGTGATTCCATTTTCGTCCATGACGGCGCAAGCGAGCGCAAAGCCGGAGAAATCGTTGCTGCCCAACCTGCACCAGCGGGCGGCATTGACGCCTTGGCGGTCATCGAAATCGAGGCCAGCAAGCTACCCTTATTTCTTCAACCGGAATCAAAAACACCGCTTCAGCTGCAGGAACTTCCATACCCACTATAA
- the nadB gene encoding L-aspartate oxidase, translated as MGISTQYDVIIVGGGAAGLSLALHLAPQARIAVITKGPLTEGATLYAQGGISAVLDAEDSIESHIEDTLRAGAGLCDPDVVRYTVERARESIQWLIDSGVPFTRETRADGSTDYHLTREGGHSHRRVIHAADATGRAIETTLVSQLRQHPNIDILEDHLVIDLITGEKLGLPQHRCYGAYVLDKQSQQVVTLSSRFMVLATGGAGKVYLYTSNPDVSTGDGIAMAWRAGCRIANMEFVQFHPTCLYHPKAKSFLLTEAMRGEGGRLLLPDGSTFMHRFHPDAELAPRDIVARAIDHEMKRLGADYVYLDISHKPADFIKSHFPTVYATCLEFGYDITREPIPVVPAAHYTCGGVMTDLHGRTDIEGLYAIGETAFTGLHGANRMASNSLLECLVFAKAAAEDISRLLGEAISSPVLPQWDESRVTDSDEEVVVAHDWDELRRVMWDYVGIVRTDRRLQRALRRIQLLASEVDEYYANFRVTNDLIELRNLVTVAELIVQSALSRKESRGLHYTLDYPATNDLAPPVNTILVPPRPNSIILNSSRVKAS; from the coding sequence ATGGGCATTTCAACTCAATATGACGTCATTATAGTCGGCGGCGGCGCGGCTGGGCTGAGCTTGGCCCTCCATCTTGCACCGCAAGCCAGGATCGCCGTTATTACCAAGGGCCCCCTCACCGAAGGCGCAACCCTCTACGCGCAAGGTGGGATTTCAGCCGTGCTCGATGCTGAAGACTCCATTGAGTCCCATATTGAAGATACCCTGCGCGCTGGCGCAGGACTTTGTGACCCTGATGTCGTCCGTTACACCGTTGAGCGCGCCCGCGAATCGATTCAATGGTTGATCGATAGCGGCGTACCCTTTACCCGCGAAACCCGTGCCGACGGTTCAACCGATTATCATTTGACCCGCGAGGGTGGCCACAGTCATCGCCGTGTCATTCATGCGGCAGATGCCACCGGCCGCGCCATTGAGACAACGCTGGTGTCGCAGCTCCGCCAACACCCAAATATCGATATTTTGGAAGATCATCTCGTCATTGATCTGATTACCGGTGAGAAACTGGGCCTGCCACAACACCGATGCTATGGCGCCTATGTGCTCGATAAGCAATCACAACAAGTTGTTACATTAAGCAGCCGTTTCATGGTGCTGGCGACCGGCGGCGCAGGTAAAGTTTATCTCTATACCAGCAACCCCGATGTATCGACTGGCGATGGTATCGCCATGGCCTGGCGCGCGGGCTGTCGCATCGCCAACATGGAGTTCGTGCAATTCCATCCGACCTGTCTTTATCACCCCAAGGCCAAATCGTTTTTGCTGACGGAGGCCATGCGCGGTGAAGGTGGCCGTTTATTGTTACCTGATGGCTCGACGTTTATGCACAGGTTTCATCCTGATGCAGAACTGGCACCACGCGATATTGTTGCCCGCGCCATTGACCATGAGATGAAACGATTGGGGGCCGACTATGTTTATCTCGACATCAGCCACAAGCCCGCTGACTTCATCAAGAGCCATTTCCCAACGGTATACGCCACCTGCCTCGAATTCGGTTATGACATTACGCGCGAGCCGATCCCCGTGGTCCCGGCTGCACATTACACCTGTGGCGGAGTGATGACCGATTTACACGGTCGTACCGACATTGAAGGCTTATATGCCATCGGCGAAACTGCGTTTACAGGATTGCATGGCGCCAACCGTATGGCCAGCAATTCGCTGCTCGAATGCCTGGTGTTTGCCAAGGCCGCTGCGGAGGATATTAGCCGCCTGTTGGGAGAGGCCATATCGTCACCCGTGTTACCGCAATGGGATGAAAGCCGGGTCACGGATTCCGACGAAGAAGTGGTGGTCGCCCATGACTGGGATGAGCTGCGCCGTGTGATGTGGGACTATGTCGGCATCGTCCGCACCGATCGCCGCCTGCAGCGCGCATTACGGCGTATTCAATTACTGGCCAGCGAAGTCGATGAATATTACGCCAACTTCCGCGTCACCAATGATTTAATCGAATTACGGAATCTAGTCACCGTCGCCGAATTAATTGTGCAGTCGGCCTTGTCACGCAAGGAAAGCCGGGGCTTGCACTATACGTTGGATTACCCTGCGACGAACGACTTAGCGCCACCGGTGAACACGATATTGGTTCCACCACGACCCAATTCGATAATCTTAAATAGCAGCCGGGTCAAGGCGTCTTAA
- a CDS encoding succinate dehydrogenase iron-sulfur subunit, with product MTMQITVFRYNPETDKQPYMQEYEVAVTPGMMLREALLQIKAQDETLNFRHSCGEGVCGSDGMNINGRNGLACITPMAELGNRVEVRPLPGLPVIRDLVVDLTLFYHQYRSVKPYLIVHDPEPEEEYRQSPEDRDKLDGLYECILCACCTTSCPSFWWNPDKFRGPAALLQSYRFLADSRDQATAQRLEELEGPYRLFRCHSIMNCANVCPKGLNPTKAIGEIKKILLKQMI from the coding sequence ATCACCATGCAGATAACTGTTTTCCGATACAACCCAGAAACGGACAAGCAACCTTATATGCAAGAGTATGAGGTCGCCGTTACGCCAGGGATGATGTTGCGTGAAGCCCTGTTGCAGATCAAAGCGCAAGATGAAACCTTGAATTTCCGCCATTCCTGTGGTGAAGGTGTTTGCGGTTCAGACGGTATGAATATCAATGGTCGTAACGGCTTGGCTTGTATCACGCCGATGGCGGAGCTGGGGAATCGGGTCGAAGTGCGTCCTTTGCCGGGATTGCCGGTGATTCGCGATCTGGTGGTGGATTTGACCCTGTTCTATCATCAATATCGTTCAGTGAAACCGTATTTGATTGTTCATGATCCGGAACCGGAAGAGGAATATCGTCAGAGCCCTGAAGATCGCGACAAGCTCGATGGCTTGTATGAATGCATTCTTTGCGCCTGTTGTACTACCTCATGTCCGTCATTTTGGTGGAACCCGGACAAGTTCCGTGGTCCAGCGGCGTTGTTGCAATCGTATCGTTTTCTTGCCGACAGCCGTGATCAGGCGACGGCGCAACGATTGGAAGAACTCGAAGGGCCGTATCGATTATTCCGTTGTCACAGCATCATGAATTGCGCCAATGTTTGTCCCAAGGGGCTCAATCCCACCAAGGCGATAGGCGAGATCAAGAAAATTCTACTGAAGCAGATGATTTAA
- the lysS gene encoding lysine--tRNA ligase produces MTDQQQPDEHRLIAERRAKLAAIREKGVAFPSDFRRNVMAGELHAEYGNKSAEELEANPVRVSVAGRMMAKRVMGKASFAQILDQSARIQLFVQRDSVGEEIYQEFKGWDVGDILGAEGVLFVTKTGELSIKVDVIRLLTKSLRPLPEKFHGLTDQETRYRQRYLDLIMNDVARETFRIRTRIVQYIRRFLDDRGFLEVETPMMHSIPGGATARPFVTYHNALDLEMFLRIAPELYLKRLIVGGFERVYEVNRNFRNEGVSTRHNPEFTMLEFYEAYADYHDLMDITESMLRGMAQEVLGKTQITYQGEEYDFSKPFHRLTVKQSILNFNPGLSDAQISDLSQAREVAKDLGIQVKDSWGIGKLQIEVFEKTVEHRLREPTFITEYPTEVSPLARRNDSNPLVTDRFEFFVGGREIANGFTELNDAEDQAERFRKQVEEKDAGDDEAMHFDADYIRALEHGMPPTAGEGIGIDRLVMLFTDAPSIRDVLLFPYMRPEI; encoded by the coding sequence ATGACAGACCAACAACAACCCGACGAACATCGACTGATTGCCGAACGCCGCGCCAAACTGGCGGCAATTCGTGAAAAAGGTGTGGCGTTTCCCAGTGATTTTCGCCGCAATGTGATGGCCGGTGAACTGCATGCTGAATACGGCAACAAAAGCGCTGAGGAGCTGGAAGCCAATCCGGTGCGGGTGAGTGTTGCAGGCCGGATGATGGCCAAGCGGGTCATGGGCAAGGCGAGTTTTGCCCAGATTCTGGATCAATCTGCGCGCATACAATTGTTTGTGCAGCGCGACAGCGTTGGTGAAGAAATATATCAAGAATTCAAAGGCTGGGATGTGGGTGACATCCTCGGCGCTGAAGGCGTGTTGTTTGTCACCAAAACGGGCGAGTTGTCGATCAAGGTCGATGTCATTCGTCTGTTGACCAAATCGTTGCGGCCGTTGCCGGAAAAATTCCACGGTCTGACTGATCAGGAGACGCGTTACCGTCAGCGTTATCTTGATCTGATCATGAACGATGTGGCGCGTGAAACGTTCCGCATTCGCACCCGCATTGTGCAATATATCCGTCGTTTTCTCGATGATCGTGGCTTCCTGGAAGTTGAAACGCCGATGATGCACTCGATTCCGGGCGGTGCGACGGCGCGGCCGTTTGTGACTTATCACAACGCCCTGGATCTCGAAATGTTCCTGCGCATCGCGCCGGAGTTGTATCTCAAGCGGTTGATTGTCGGTGGCTTTGAGCGGGTGTATGAAGTCAATCGCAACTTCCGTAATGAAGGCGTGTCAACACGACACAATCCGGAATTCACGATGCTGGAATTTTACGAGGCTTATGCTGATTACCATGACTTGATGGATATTACGGAGTCAATGTTGCGCGGCATGGCACAGGAAGTTCTGGGTAAGACGCAAATTACCTATCAAGGCGAAGAATATGATTTCAGTAAGCCTTTTCACCGGTTGACCGTAAAACAGTCGATTCTGAATTTTAATCCGGGTCTGAGTGACGCCCAGATTTCGGATCTAAGCCAGGCGCGTGAGGTGGCCAAAGATTTGGGTATTCAGGTCAAGGATTCATGGGGAATTGGCAAGCTTCAGATTGAAGTATTTGAAAAAACGGTTGAACATCGTTTGCGCGAACCCACCTTTATTACCGAATATCCAACCGAAGTCTCACCGCTGGCACGGCGTAATGACTCGAATCCACTGGTCACCGATCGGTTTGAGTTTTTTGTAGGTGGTCGCGAGATTGCCAATGGCTTTACCGAGTTGAATGATGCTGAGGATCAGGCCGAGCGTTTCCGCAAACAAGTGGAAGAAAAGGACGCTGGCGATGACGAGGCAATGCACTTTGACGCGGATTATATTCGTGCCCTGGAACACGGCATGCCGCCAACCGCAGGCGAGGGGATTGGTATTGATCGTTTAGTGATGTTGTTTACTGATGCACCTTCGATACGGGATGTGCTGTTATTCCCATACATGAGGCCTGAGATATAG
- a CDS encoding HDOD domain-containing protein, with the protein MEIEKKLLTKFLDDINNNRISLPTLPEVAMKVREVVQNPESTAAQISVILGSDPVLSARLLQIANSAMYRPAKPIENLQNAIARLGNTVVRNLITSMVMENIYQGQANSDLNKLLKKLWLHSTKVAAISHVLARKFTKLKPDQAMLGGLIHDIGVIPIYTEAANIPELLADESLLDSIAGKMHILVGTSILDEWNFPQELIAVVAEHEDLERDSGGNTVDYVDIVTVANLHSYLGSQHRLAKHDWSTIPAFKKLGLTPEESIQAMEEAQEEVSLVQKMFMPS; encoded by the coding sequence GTGGAAATCGAAAAAAAATTACTGACCAAGTTTCTTGATGACATCAACAATAATCGGATTTCGTTGCCCACGCTGCCCGAAGTGGCGATGAAGGTACGCGAAGTCGTGCAAAATCCGGAATCCACCGCCGCCCAGATTTCCGTTATCCTCGGTTCTGACCCGGTCCTCTCGGCCCGATTACTGCAAATCGCCAACAGCGCGATGTATCGACCCGCCAAACCGATCGAGAATCTACAAAACGCCATCGCACGCCTGGGCAACACGGTGGTCAGAAATCTTATCACCAGCATGGTGATGGAAAATATTTACCAAGGACAGGCGAACAGTGATCTCAACAAACTGTTAAAGAAACTCTGGCTCCATAGCACCAAGGTTGCCGCCATCAGTCATGTGCTGGCCAGAAAATTCACCAAGCTCAAACCGGATCAGGCCATGCTCGGTGGCCTCATCCACGATATTGGCGTTATTCCTATTTACACCGAAGCGGCCAACATCCCGGAACTGCTCGCCGATGAATCATTATTGGATTCGATTGCTGGAAAAATGCATATCCTGGTAGGCACCTCAATTCTTGACGAATGGAATTTCCCTCAGGAACTGATTGCTGTTGTCGCAGAACATGAAGATCTTGAACGGGACAGCGGTGGTAATACAGTCGACTATGTCGATATCGTTACGGTCGCCAATCTGCATAGCTATCTAGGATCACAGCATCGGCTGGCAAAACACGACTGGTCAACGATCCCCGCCTTCAAAAAACTGGGGCTGACCCCCGAAGAAAGCATCCAGGCGATGGAGGAGGCGCAGGAAGAAGTCAGCCTGGTGCAAAAAATGTTCATGCCGTCCTAA
- the sdhD gene encoding succinate dehydrogenase, hydrophobic membrane anchor protein produces the protein MSWRASGLRAWLLQRVSAVYLAAFFIYVTSVLLIAPPQNYLQLKSWMSELPMALATALFFLALLAHAWVGMRDVLIDYVKPFAVRLILLILLAGGLLTLGLWALRVVLMGAI, from the coding sequence ATGAGCTGGCGGGCGAGTGGACTCCGAGCCTGGTTATTGCAGCGCGTCAGCGCGGTCTACTTGGCTGCATTTTTTATTTATGTTACCTCCGTGTTACTCATCGCGCCTCCCCAAAATTATCTACAGTTAAAGAGTTGGATGTCAGAGTTGCCCATGGCACTGGCGACAGCATTGTTTTTTCTGGCCTTGCTGGCGCATGCCTGGGTTGGGATGCGCGATGTATTGATTGATTACGTTAAGCCATTTGCGGTACGACTGATCTTGTTGATATTGCTGGCAGGAGGTTTGTTGACATTGGGATTGTGGGCGTTGCGTGTGGTGTTGATGGGGGCGATATGA